GGATTATGTGGTGCTCGACAAACTCTGCCACGCCTGCCTCTTTGACGGGGCGCGCCTGTCCGGCGCGACGCTGGCCGTCTTCGCCCATAACGACACGAGCCAGCTCACCGATGTATTGCGGGAAATTCGTTCGCGCCAATCTGACGCCAGGATTTTGATCGTTGTGGAGTCCGTCTATTCGATGGATGGCGACATCGCGCCACTCGAAGAAATCTGCCGATTGAAACAGGAGTTTGGCGCATGGCTGATGGTGGATGAAGCTCATGCCACCGGCATTTACGGACCTCAAGGCAGAGGCCTTTGCGCCGAACGAAAAATTGCCGGCCAGGTTGAAATCCAGATGGGAACCTTGGGCAAGGCGCTGGGCGTGAGCGGCGGATATATCGCGGGAAACGCCAATTTGAAACAACTGCTCCTCCAGCACGCCCGCAGTTTTATTTTCAGCACCGGAACCCCGCCCTGCCTGTCCGCCGCATTGCTGGCGGCGCTGGAAATCGTCGGCAGCGGCGAAGGCACTGCGTTGCGCGAAAAATTGTGGGCAAACGTCCAGCGACTTTACTCATTGACCGGCGGGAAAACCAATCTCCTGAGCCCCATCACGCCCCTGATCCTGGGCGATGAAGAAGCCGCACTGAGAGCCTCCCGGCAGTTGCTGGAAGCGGGTTTTTATATCCCCGCGATCCGTTACCCCTCCGTCGCCCGTGGAACCGCCCGCCTGCGCATCACCCTGAACAGCCTCCACACTCCGGAACAAATTTCCGGATTGGCCGCAGCGCTTGCGAAGGTCTGTCGGGCATGTTGAATTTTTCTTGCAGAATTGGAAACAGTAGAACGAAAATACAATTCGTATGACAACTGCCTCTTTGTCACCCAAATACCAAATCGTTATTCCGAAGGAAATCCGGAAGCATCATAAACTGCGGCCCGGACAAAAACTTCAAATCGTGGACAAAGGCGGGGAAATTGTCCTGCGTCCCACCCTGAGCGGAGAACAATTGATGGGGATTCTCTCAGACTGTCGCCACATCCCCTTCGAACGCGAACCCGATCATTACCTGCCAGGACGACGCCAAATACAAAGCACCCATGTCCGCTATTTCAAAAAGAAATAAAAAGGGGAAAGGTTCGCAAAGTCCCGAGATGACACTTTCCGATCTCGACAAACAATACCTCTGGCACCCGTTCACGCCGTCGGAGCGCTGGCTGGATCCCGCCTTTGAACCCATCGTCATCACGGAAGGCGAGGGCTCGTGGTTGATCGATGAAAAGGGAGAAAAGTATCTCGACGGCAATTCGTCCATCTGGACAAACCTCCACGGCCATCGCCACCCAAAAATCAATGCGGCGATCAAAAAGCAACTGGACCGCATCGCGCACTCCTCCTTTTTGGGACTGACAAATGATCTGGCGCCCGGGCTCGCGGAACAACTGATCGGACTGGCTTCCACTCCGAAGGATTCATTAGCCCGCTGCTTTTTTTCCGACGATGGCTCCACGGCAATCGAGGCCGCGCTCAAGATCGTGTACCAATACTTCCAGCAAAACGGGCAGCCGGAACGAAAGACGTTTGTCTCGCTCGGCTCCGCCTATCATGGCGACACAACCGGCGCCATGAGCGTAGGCCACAGCCCGCTGTTTCATCACAGCTATCGCGGCATGCTTTTCCCGGCGGAGGAAGTCATGTCGCCCTATTGTTATCGCTGCCCGTTCAACACTGCCAAACCGGAAAAGCACGACGCCCGCGCGTGCCGCAAGTGCAATTGGGAATGCGTCGATCTGGTGGAGAATAAATTTGAAGAGCTTGGTGGCTCAAGCGCCGCATGGGTCATTGAGCCCCGCGTCCAGGGCGCTGCGGGGTTCATCATGCACCCGGAAGGATATCTCGAAAAAACCTCGCGGATCGCGCAATCGCACGGCGCAAAGGTAATTCTCGATGAAGTCATGACCGGCTTCGACCGGACGGGCTCGCCGTTTGCGTTTCAAAAAGAAAACGTACAGCCCGACCTCGTTGCGCTGGCCAAGGGATTGAGCGGCGGTTATCTGCCGCTGGCCGCCACGCTCGTCACGGAGGAGCTTTTCGAAGGGTTCCGGGGCGACAGCACTCGCACGTTTTTTCACGGCCACAGCTATACCGGCAACGCGCTCGGCTGCGCGGCAGCCCTGGCAAGTCTGGAAATTTTGCAAAGCCCGGAATGCAAGGTCCGGCAACAGGCGCTCGAACAGGTCCTGAAAAAATCCCACGATTTATTCTGGCAATTGGAGTACGTCGGCGACGTGCGTCAGGAAGGCTGCATTCTGGCCATCGAACTGGTGCAAGATTTTCAAATACGCCGGGCGTTCGATCCCGCGCGCCGCGTCGGCGTGGAAGTGTGCCGCCACGCCGCCGAGCACGGCCTTCTTACACGGCCCGTGGGCGATGTGTTGCTGCTGATGCCTCCCTACTCCACCACCGAATCCGAAGCACAACAAATGATCGATGCTCTCTACAAAGCGATACAAAGCACTTTTAACCACGGATAGCACGGATTAAAACGGATATGGAAAGCTTATTTAGAATTTCGGAATTCAGAAGACAGAATTCAGAAGACAGAATGAGATCCGAGATCATTCTGAATACTGGCTCCTGAATTCCATCTACCGGGTATTTACATATGAATGGAATTTTCATCACAGGCACGGGCACAGGCGTCGGGAAAACATTTTTCACCGCGGCCTGCACGCGCGCCTTGCGGAAGCGCGGCATCCCGGCCCTGGCCCTGAAACCCATTTCCTGCGGCGGCCGGACCGACGAGGAACTTTACGCCAAAGCCAATGAAGAAACCCTGAGTCTGAACGAAATCAACCACATCCACCTCGCACCCCCGCTCTCGCCCTACGCGGCAAGCGCGGTTGAAAACAAACCGTTCGATCTTTCCGCCTTGCGCGACGGTATTAACTCCGTGACGGCCCGCCATCCCGGGCCGTTTTTGATCGAAGGCGTGGGCGGCTGGCTCGTTCCCATCACGCGCGATTATTGGGTGCGGGACTGGGCTCGCGAATTGGATCTGCCGGTCTGTCTGGTTGCCGGCGCCGGGTTGGGCACAATCAACCACACCCTCCTGACGGTTGAAAGCATCCGGCAATCGGGCGCGCGGATTCTCGGCATTGTCTTGAATCACCACGGGGTTCCCGACGACATGGCCGCACAAACCAATCCCGCTATTCTTGAGGATCTGAGCGGCCTTCCGGTACTGCGGTTTCACGGGCCTGAGGATTTGCTCAAGCTTCCAAGCTGGCTGTTGCCCTAGCATCAGCCGCATCCAGCCCCCTGATAAGGGGGAACTGAAGGGGGATTGGCCACAAAAGATCTCAAAGAACCCAAAGAAGAACATTTTTCACCGCAGAACGCAGAGAAGGATATTTTGAACCACGGATAAACGCGGATTTACACAGATCAAAAAAGCAAGTTTCGCGCCAAGCTCCAAACGGACTGAAGGTCCGAGTGCGACGACGGCCTCACCGGTGCCCCCTGCCTGCGGCTGCGCAGCCGCAGGCAGGGCTTCCGGTTCCCTTCATCTTATTGATGAAGGTTCCAAGAAAATACCACAGATTGAAAAAACAAGTGCGCCGGCAGAGCGTAGTGGCGACGGCACTTTTTACTCGCGACGCATGTCGGAGTTGGGCCGTGGCGGACGAAGCGGCGGGACGCGGTTGCGTGGGGCCGGCATTGCCACGAGCCCCGCGCTTTTGACTCGCTCAGCCGCCAACATGCGGTCATTATTATCGATTAGTAAAAATGAATCGATTTATTGCTAAATGGATTGTTAGAATCATTGGAACGATCACTACGATCATCGGCCTTTTTGCAATTTGCGCATCTCTCAAAGCCACGCCTGAAATGTTACGCTGCCCGCACCCTATTATCGGGTTGTTAATTGCACTTTTCATGGCGGCATTCGGAGTCTATGTCGTCCATCTTGGCTTTTTGCTTTACGTCCACCGCTCGCGAAAGGTCTTTGAACGAGTTTATTTGGGCGCCGCCATATTTCTCATGATGAGTCTTCGCCACATGATCACCTCAGAATCCCTCTATTACCTGATATTTATTTTTGTCGGTATAATCGCGGTCTTCGCACGATCAGCCATCAGCGACTGTTTGTTTTTAAAAGGCCTATGAGAGTGGAACGCCCGCGCTCCGGTAAACCATAAATCTTCCTTGGCGGACGTGAGAAATCCGCTGCGCAATAAAAATGGGACGACAGGGAGGTCGTCCCTCCATTTGTTGATTATAACCCCGGCCCCCTGATTTACAGGTTGAATCCAGGGATTCAAATCGCCTATAGATAGCTATCGCATGAAACAGGACGTATTTGCCGGCGCAGCCCTTTTCCTCCCACCCGAACCGGAGTCCCTCGACGCGCTCGATATTGAGCCGACCATCATCGAGGGCCTGGTCCTCAAAGCGCTCAGCGGGCGCAGCGCCATTGTGGCGGGAGATCTTGCCAACGAACTCAACCTGCCTTACTTCAACGTCCTCGAACCCATCCTGGAACGGCTGCGCGAGTCAAAGTTGATTGATGTTTTGCGCGGCGATTACCAGGCCATTTCCTATCTGCTCTCCGCCACCGATGCCGGGCGCGATCGCGCCGCCCAGTATTTTGAGCAATCCGCTTACGTCGGCCCCGCTCCGGTTTCCATCCAGAATTACATCCAGGCCATTCACACCCAAACGATCCGCAATATCCAAATCAACCAGCGCCGCCTGATGGGCGCGTTCGACGGCCTGATTTTCGAGGATGAAATCCTGCGCCAGATCGGGCCCGCCACAAATTCAGGCCAATCGATCTTTCTCTACGGCCCGCCCGGCAATGGCAAAACTTCCATCGCTGAGCGGGTGGTGGACGCTTTCGGCGGCGCGATTTTCATCCCGTATTGCATCGAAATCAACGGCTCGATCATCCGGCTCTTTGACGATTACAACCACAAGGAAGTAACCGCGGAGGACGACCCCCGGTTGCTTCAGAAATACGACCGGCGCTGGCGGCTCATCAAACGGCCCGTAATCGTAGTGGGCGGCGAGCTCGGCATGGAATCGCTGGATCTGATCTGGAGCAACGAATCCCGTTTTTATGAAGCGCCGTTTCAAATGAAAGCCAACGGCGGCTGCTTCATGATCGACGACTTCGGACGCCAACGCATGGACCCCAAGGATCTGCTGAACCGCTGGATCGTTCCGTTGGAAAAGAAAATCGATTATCTGGCCCTACACACCGGCATCAAGATTGCGGTTCCCTTCGATGTGCTGCTGGTCATCTCAACCAACCTGGATCCGCGCGACCTGGTGGATGAGGCATTCCTGCGCCGGCTGCGCTATAAAATCCCGATCGGCAATCCGAACGAGGAAAATTTCAGAAAAATCTGGGAAATGGATTCCCAAAAACGGGGAATTCCGTACAGCGATGAGGTCGTCGGGTATTTCCTTGAAAAGCACATGAAACCCAAGGGCCGCCCCCTGCGCTGTTGCATCCCGCGGGATATTCTTGAGCTGGTGATGGATTCCTGCCGTTACAACCAGGTCCAGATCACCATTTCACCCAAATTGATCGATGACGCGGCCGAGGCCTATTTTGTGGATCTCGGGGAAAAACTTGCTGCAAACGAGGGCTATATCGTCTGATTGGCCGCCGACTTTAATCCGCCGACGCTATTTTGTCCGGCTGTTATCGGGAGAATGGGTCTGAACAATTGCCTGAATCCCGAATTCCTGAACGATTTTTTTCGCTTCCGGGTTTTTGGGCGACAACAGCAACAAATCCCGGCTCAAGCGGTTCAGGGTATTTTTTACCACCTGTGCCTTTTCCAAGGTTGGCTGGGCCTGCAACAGAGTCTGTCGAATACCGGCTCTTTGCAAAAGTGCGCCATGCAAATCCAGCGCGCTCAAAAGTATCAGCACCAGCAGGACCAGCGCCATCGGCCAAAACGGGGAGTAATGCGCTTCGGCCTTTTTTTCGGGTTGGGAGGATTTTCTGGCCATAACACTCTTCCTACCTGCCCGCCGCAGGCTTGGTCGCAGGACCGATTTGGTATTGCTTCAGCAAATCCTTCAAATCCGGATCAACCTGCGCCGCCTGGTTGATGCGGGAAACCAGGTTCTGGAGGAGGGGAGCCAGATTATTTGCGGAATTGATTTCCATTTGGGCCTGCATGAGCTGCTGACGCAGCATATCGTTGTTTTGCAGGAGCAGCGTCCGGGTCAGCATCAAAAAAGAAGCCAATACCGCCAGGATATTCAGAATAACAAACTGTGTTTTATTCACATCCAAAACCTTGCTTGCCCAGTCTTAGGACTCTCCCATGAACATACCCTCTTGGCAAGACTACTTCCGGCTTGCTTCCGGCCCCGGGCTTTCACATCCTTTCAACTCATACTTTATGGCAAATCCAAACAGCAGTCCCTTTGACGAGCCTCGATTGATCGACAGCTCGGATGATGTTTTTAAACGATACGGTTACCCGGCCCTGGCAGGCGCCGTGCTTCTGCTGCTCGTCCTGGCAGGCGGAGCTTATAAATGGCAGCAAACAATGGCGCGTGAAGCCACGGCCCAGGATAAATTTTCCGGCGCCAAAAACGAGGATGACTATCGCTCCCTGATTAGCCAATACCCACACACCGCAGCCGCCGCTCTTTCGCTGGTTGAGATGGCCAAAACGGAACGGGAAAATAAAAATTACGGCGCGGCCGCCGATTTGTACGGGCGTTTTTTAAAGGAACACAAAGGCCATCCGATCTCACCCGCGGTGGAATATGCGCGCGCCGCATGCCTGGAAGGCGCCGGATCCAAAAGCGATGCCAAGGCGGCGTATGAAGCGATCTTTAATGCCAAACCCGAGCACCCCTACGCCGGTGCCGCCGCTGTCGCACTCGCGCGAATTTATCAGGCCGATAAGAATATCACCGCAGCCCGCCAGGTGCTGACCGACTTGCTGGCCCGCGACACGGCCAGCAGCAGCCTCGGAGAAGCGCGGGAATTGTTGCGCGAACTTCCGGCGGATACAAAGTAAAGCTCCCCTACCTTACGGATGGGGTATCTGCGCGAAATCTTGCCGAAAACGTATCCTCAGGCTTACAACGCGGCCAAGTAACGCTCGCAATCTATCGCGGCCATGCAACCCATGCCCGCTGCCGTGACCGCCTGGCGGTAAACCGAGTCGGCGCAATCCCCTGCCACAAAAACCCCCTCGACATTCGTCCGGCTGCCTTTCGAAATTTTGACATAACCGGCCGAATCCATTTCAATCTGCCCCTTGAATATTTGGGTGTTGGGCACATGGCCGATGGCGACAAATACGCCCGCGCAATCAAGGGTTGAAACCTCGGATGTTTGCAAGTTTTTCAACCGCACTCCGGTTACGGCATCCTGGCCCACATCCAAAACAGCCTCCACAATCGTGTTCCATACCGGTATGATTTTCGGGTTGCCCAAAACCCGTTCCACCATAATCCGCGAGGCCCTCAATTGGTCCCGGCGATGCACCAAATAAACCGCGGATCCAAAGCGCGTGAGATACATGGCTTCTTCACACGCGGAATCACCCCCGCCGATCACCACCAGCGGTTTGTCACGAAACATCGGCAACGCGCCGTCGCAGGTCGCGCAATATGTCACGCCCTTGTTTTCAAGCTCATGTTCTCCCGGCACGCCCAGGTGCCGGTGCCCGGCGCCAACAGCGATGATGCCCGACCGGGCGTGAATTTCCCTGCCGTCCGCACGCAATGAAAGCGGTTTTTTTGAAAAATCAACCTGTTCGACCAGGCTCATGTAGAGCACGTGTGTTCCAAAACGCACGGCTTGCTCCTGCATTTCCACCATCAGAGCATTGCCATCGATGCCCTTGCTGAAGCCGGGATAATTTTCCACCACCGTGGTTGTGGTCAAAAGCCCGCCCGGTTGCGTCCCGGTGATAAGAAGGGGTTTGAGATTGGCCCTCGCACAATAAATGGCTGCAGACCATCCGGCGCAGCCGGAACCGATAATCACGACATTTTCCATAATATATATATTCTTCAGCGGGAAGATGTCATGAAACCCTGAACTGACAACGAAAAAAAATAAAAAAGGCAGGGAAACGCCCGGCATGCCCGCCGTTCGAGAGCCTTGAGGAATCTGCAGGCACACTGAAAGCATTGGTTTTGATCCTTGTCATCAGTCTCTTCTTCCATTAGTATTGCTTAACTGTCCTATGGTTGCGGCCAACGTCAAACAACACAAGAATTGCGGCACAAAGAGGAAATCATTGTTGTTCATTGATGATGATCCCAGCGTGATTTCGTCCCTGCGCCTTTTATTCGAGTCCGATTATCAAACATTTTCGGCTTCAAGCGTTGCGGAAGGCGTCCGGCTTTTTTCAGAGATACATCCTGAAATTGTGGTGCTGGATCTGAGACTGCCCGACAAAAACGGGATCGAAGCCTTGCGCCAAATCCGAAAATTGGATCCATCGGCGGCCGTTCTCATTTTGACAGGCTATTCCACCCTGGCCACTGCCGAAGAATCACTCCGTCTGGGAGCGGTGGACTACCTGCACAAACCCTTTGATGTCAAATACCTCAAGAACCGCATTCAGGAAATCGCATTAAACACCGGTTCCAACCGTGACAGGGATCGCGGCAAACATGCCCTCACCGAGTCTCTTCAGGATCTGCGCGAGTTCGAGGCGCTCCAAAATGCTTCCGCGGCCTTTTTGCATGATATCTCCAGCCCCTTGACAGCCCTGCTGACAGCTTCCGACCTGCTGAATCAAATGGCCAAAGAGCATGAGGACAGCCCCGGTTCGAAAATGGCCCGCGTGGCTTCGATGGTGTCGGATAATGCCCAATACATCACCGCCCTGGTCGAACA
This genomic window from Candidatus Methylacidiphilales bacterium contains:
- a CDS encoding 8-amino-7-oxononanoate synthase, encoding MPSFEEYLSSRLQQDEEQNLTRCLSVLPEGIVTCSGNDYLGLSRHPRVVEAAANSLKQGQIGASAARLVSGNHPEHILLEKKMAAFKGTEACLAFPSGYAAACGAIPALMDRADYVVLDKLCHACLFDGARLSGATLAVFAHNDTSQLTDVLREIRSRQSDARILIVVESVYSMDGDIAPLEEICRLKQEFGAWLMVDEAHATGIYGPQGRGLCAERKIAGQVEIQMGTLGKALGVSGGYIAGNANLKQLLLQHARSFIFSTGTPPCLSAALLAALEIVGSGEGTALREKLWANVQRLYSLTGGKTNLLSPITPLILGDEEAALRASRQLLEAGFYIPAIRYPSVARGTARLRITLNSLHTPEQISGLAAALAKVCRAC
- a CDS encoding AbrB/MazE/SpoVT family DNA-binding domain-containing protein; the encoded protein is MTTASLSPKYQIVIPKEIRKHHKLRPGQKLQIVDKGGEIVLRPTLSGEQLMGILSDCRHIPFEREPDHYLPGRRQIQSTHVRYFKKK
- the bioA gene encoding adenosylmethionine--8-amino-7-oxononanoate transaminase, with the protein product MTLSDLDKQYLWHPFTPSERWLDPAFEPIVITEGEGSWLIDEKGEKYLDGNSSIWTNLHGHRHPKINAAIKKQLDRIAHSSFLGLTNDLAPGLAEQLIGLASTPKDSLARCFFSDDGSTAIEAALKIVYQYFQQNGQPERKTFVSLGSAYHGDTTGAMSVGHSPLFHHSYRGMLFPAEEVMSPYCYRCPFNTAKPEKHDARACRKCNWECVDLVENKFEELGGSSAAWVIEPRVQGAAGFIMHPEGYLEKTSRIAQSHGAKVILDEVMTGFDRTGSPFAFQKENVQPDLVALAKGLSGGYLPLAATLVTEELFEGFRGDSTRTFFHGHSYTGNALGCAAALASLEILQSPECKVRQQALEQVLKKSHDLFWQLEYVGDVRQEGCILAIELVQDFQIRRAFDPARRVGVEVCRHAAEHGLLTRPVGDVLLLMPPYSTTESEAQQMIDALYKAIQSTFNHG
- the bioD gene encoding dethiobiotin synthase, which produces MNGIFITGTGTGVGKTFFTAACTRALRKRGIPALALKPISCGGRTDEELYAKANEETLSLNEINHIHLAPPLSPYAASAVENKPFDLSALRDGINSVTARHPGPFLIEGVGGWLVPITRDYWVRDWARELDLPVCLVAGAGLGTINHTLLTVESIRQSGARILGIVLNHHGVPDDMAAQTNPAILEDLSGLPVLRFHGPEDLLKLPSWLLP
- a CDS encoding AAA family ATPase; this translates as MKQDVFAGAALFLPPEPESLDALDIEPTIIEGLVLKALSGRSAIVAGDLANELNLPYFNVLEPILERLRESKLIDVLRGDYQAISYLLSATDAGRDRAAQYFEQSAYVGPAPVSIQNYIQAIHTQTIRNIQINQRRLMGAFDGLIFEDEILRQIGPATNSGQSIFLYGPPGNGKTSIAERVVDAFGGAIFIPYCIEINGSIIRLFDDYNHKEVTAEDDPRLLQKYDRRWRLIKRPVIVVGGELGMESLDLIWSNESRFYEAPFQMKANGGCFMIDDFGRQRMDPKDLLNRWIVPLEKKIDYLALHTGIKIAVPFDVLLVISTNLDPRDLVDEAFLRRLRYKIPIGNPNEENFRKIWEMDSQKRGIPYSDEVVGYFLEKHMKPKGRPLRCCIPRDILELVMDSCRYNQVQITISPKLIDDAAEAYFVDLGEKLAANEGYIV
- the trxB gene encoding thioredoxin-disulfide reductase encodes the protein MENVVIIGSGCAGWSAAIYCARANLKPLLITGTQPGGLLTTTTVVENYPGFSKGIDGNALMVEMQEQAVRFGTHVLYMSLVEQVDFSKKPLSLRADGREIHARSGIIAVGAGHRHLGVPGEHELENKGVTYCATCDGALPMFRDKPLVVIGGGDSACEEAMYLTRFGSAVYLVHRRDQLRASRIMVERVLGNPKIIPVWNTIVEAVLDVGQDAVTGVRLKNLQTSEVSTLDCAGVFVAIGHVPNTQIFKGQIEMDSAGYVKISKGSRTNVEGVFVAGDCADSVYRQAVTAAGMGCMAAIDCERYLAAL
- a CDS encoding hybrid sensor histidine kinase/response regulator, translating into MVAANVKQHKNCGTKRKSLLFIDDDPSVISSLRLLFESDYQTFSASSVAEGVRLFSEIHPEIVVLDLRLPDKNGIEALRQIRKLDPSAAVLILTGYSTLATAEESLRLGAVDYLHKPFDVKYLKNRIQEIALNTGSNRDRDRGKHALTESLQDLREFEALQNASAAFLHDISSPLTALLTASDLLNQMAKEHEDSPGSKMARVASMVSDNAQYITALVEQWRAFAEPQTFMQDKFRTRQAIELSVNLIRERANDHGVTLQLHTQSPDTTIHGNHFAIARVLANLLKNAIEAVPAGSGLILLTAQTRGNRFYFTVSDNGKGILPHHLDLIFQPRFTTKAKGMGLGMGLYISKKIIEASGGEISVRSPGSMSGAEFIISLPLS